One Natrinema longum genomic window carries:
- a CDS encoding DUF7344 domain-containing protein yields the protein MSSIDTSLPDEIASVADTDEDERLSKDVIFELLKNRRRREVLAYLLEADDTVTLGELAEQIAAWENDLEVNALSSDQRKRVYVALYQTHLPKMDDAGIVEYDQDRGLISLADNADLLMMYLDTDTHRQDRWDRWYAGLSIVGATVLGAALVGVPLLSSVPTVGLAGIVVAAFCCLSTAHLVRNRTQERNVDGKLSRIE from the coding sequence ATGTCCTCGATCGATACGTCGCTCCCCGACGAAATCGCCTCGGTCGCCGACACCGACGAGGACGAACGGCTCTCGAAGGACGTCATTTTCGAACTCTTGAAGAATCGCCGTCGCCGGGAAGTCCTCGCGTACTTACTGGAGGCCGACGATACGGTGACGCTGGGCGAGCTCGCCGAACAGATCGCGGCCTGGGAGAACGACCTCGAGGTCAACGCCCTCAGTTCCGATCAGCGCAAACGGGTCTACGTCGCCCTCTATCAGACCCATCTGCCGAAGATGGACGACGCCGGCATCGTCGAGTACGACCAGGACCGTGGGCTGATCTCGCTTGCGGACAACGCCGACCTGTTGATGATGTACCTCGATACGGATACCCATCGACAGGACCGCTGGGACCGGTGGTACGCCGGCCTTAGCATCGTCGGGGCGACCGTCCTCGGAGCGGCACTCGTCGGCGTCCCGCTGTTGTCTTCCGTGCCGACGGTCGGCCTCGCGGGTATCGTCGTCGCCGCCTTCTGTTGTCTCTCGACTGCTCACCTGGTCCGGAACCGAACCCAGGAACGCAACGTCGACGGCAAACTCTCCCGGATCGAATGA